A window of Mucilaginibacter sp. PAMC 26640 contains these coding sequences:
- a CDS encoding aldo/keto reductase, whose protein sequence is MEYRQLGGSGLKVPVLSFGTATFGGAGKFFGAWGNTQVDEAKKLVNLCMDAGVNFFDTADIYSGGISEEILGKALAGIRNDVLISTKATFKMGEDPNYGSSRYHLIRSAENSLRRLQTDHIDIYHMHGFDGNTPVEETLRALDDLISSGKVRYIACSNFSGWHLMKSLSLSERYGWAKYIAHQAYYSLLDREFEWELMPAGIDQKVSTIVWSPLASGQLGGKFRRGQPIPQDNRRSQGGSHGPETDFERLYKIVDALDEVAEEVGKSVAQVALNWLLQRPTVANLIIGARNEEQLKQNLDAVGWNLTTEQVKKLDAASEQQPIYPYWHQRQDTDLNPVPKFY, encoded by the coding sequence ATGGAATACAGACAACTAGGAGGCTCGGGACTAAAAGTTCCCGTGCTCAGCTTTGGTACTGCTACCTTTGGCGGTGCCGGTAAATTTTTTGGCGCCTGGGGAAATACACAAGTAGATGAAGCGAAGAAACTGGTTAACCTGTGTATGGACGCAGGAGTTAACTTTTTCGATACCGCTGATATATACTCCGGTGGCATTTCTGAAGAAATTCTTGGAAAAGCTTTAGCAGGAATACGCAACGATGTGCTTATTTCTACAAAAGCCACATTTAAAATGGGGGAGGACCCTAACTACGGGTCTTCCCGCTACCATTTGATCCGCTCTGCGGAGAATAGCCTGCGGCGCCTGCAGACTGATCATATCGATATTTACCACATGCACGGTTTTGATGGCAATACACCGGTAGAGGAGACCTTACGTGCGCTGGACGACCTGATCAGCAGCGGCAAAGTACGATACATTGCCTGCTCTAATTTTTCCGGCTGGCATTTAATGAAATCGCTTTCCCTATCAGAGCGTTATGGCTGGGCCAAATATATTGCTCATCAGGCTTATTACTCCCTGCTCGACCGTGAGTTTGAGTGGGAACTAATGCCTGCGGGTATCGATCAAAAAGTAAGCACGATAGTATGGAGTCCGCTGGCATCCGGTCAGTTGGGCGGCAAATTCCGCAGGGGGCAGCCTATTCCGCAGGATAATCGCCGCAGCCAGGGTGGAAGCCACGGCCCTGAAACTGATTTTGAGCGCCTTTATAAAATTGTGGATGCCCTGGATGAGGTTGCTGAAGAAGTAGGCAAATCGGTTGCACAGGTAGCATTAAACTGGCTGTTACAGCGGCCAACGGTTGCCAACCTTATTATAGGTGCCCGTAACGAAGAGCAGCTTAAACAAAACCTGGATGCGGTAGGATGGAACCTGACTACAGAACAGGTTAAAAAGCTTGATGCAGCCAGCGAACAGCAGCCTATTTATCCTTATTGGCACCAGCGGCAGGATACTGACCTGAACCCCGTACCAAAGTTTTACTAA
- a CDS encoding GCN5 family acetyltransferase translates to MQIRQATLADIPAIIQIIKDVVPAMIAAGNLQWDDQYPNPEVFVNDIHQNQLWVAEIDEAIAGVAAITTDQDAEYVEAGWDITVPAIVTHRLAVNPHYAGRGIAAALLMQAEHEAIKKGIMLLRIDTNTKNQATQKLFPKLGYIYSGEISLGFRPGLRFSCYEKILLR, encoded by the coding sequence ATGCAAATCCGCCAAGCCACCCTTGCCGATATCCCCGCTATCATACAGATCATCAAAGATGTTGTTCCGGCTATGATAGCTGCGGGCAATTTGCAGTGGGACGATCAATATCCTAACCCGGAAGTATTTGTTAATGACATCCACCAAAACCAGCTGTGGGTGGCAGAAATTGATGAAGCAATTGCCGGCGTAGCTGCAATTACTACCGATCAGGATGCGGAGTATGTTGAAGCAGGGTGGGACATAACGGTGCCCGCAATCGTTACGCATCGGTTGGCGGTAAATCCGCATTACGCTGGGCGTGGCATTGCCGCAGCCTTACTCATGCAGGCTGAGCATGAAGCGATCAAAAAAGGGATTATGCTGTTGCGTATAGATACTAATACTAAAAACCAGGCTACTCAAAAACTTTTCCCAAAATTGGGCTATATATATTCCGGAGAAATTAGCCTGGGATTTCGCCCGGGGTTAAGATTTTCTTGCTACGAGAAAATACTTTTGCGCTAA
- a CDS encoding two-component sensor histidine kinase: MSLIGSINKRWIRITGSNAEFPLEVRIFHSVCIIVIAALGYNVPFNFFIGLPIIAELSLATLVLFGFLYYLSRYLGKTKPAIFVFAIAGNLLFAVNFMLNSGTWGPTELLMSLCVLLLLCIVPKKQHRVWVAFNSAIVIGLNCFEYYYPRQIPYTYDSRQSRFFDLTSAYIVVVIVVYYTITYLRRNYDHEKRSSAEKANSIEKKNEQIVRQNRELERINQERNKLMSIIAHDLRSPLSNIQNYLELVTEYDLDSAERQLVEDDLLKVTGRTIDMLGKLLVWSKGQMDGVNVNLGSISLRTALFSTLELERSIASKKEISLVADLEWDTKIVADSDMLQLVIRNLISNAIKFTNPGGRISVKAKHIGNECWLIIRDSGIGIAPGKQAELFTLRAGATFGTNQEKGVGLGLLLCKEFTELQGGRIWMESTPGEGTSFYVSMPAVTS, encoded by the coding sequence GTGAGCCTCATAGGTAGTATAAACAAGCGTTGGATCAGGATTACCGGCTCAAACGCCGAATTTCCACTTGAGGTCAGGATCTTCCATTCGGTTTGCATCATTGTTATCGCAGCACTTGGGTACAATGTTCCTTTTAATTTCTTTATCGGTTTGCCTATCATTGCCGAACTCAGTTTGGCTACCTTGGTCTTATTTGGTTTCCTGTATTACCTTTCGCGGTACCTGGGTAAAACCAAACCCGCCATCTTTGTTTTTGCCATTGCCGGTAATCTGTTGTTTGCTGTAAATTTCATGCTTAACTCGGGTACCTGGGGCCCAACGGAGTTGCTGATGAGCCTGTGTGTGCTTTTGTTACTTTGTATAGTGCCTAAGAAGCAACACCGCGTATGGGTAGCTTTTAATTCGGCTATCGTTATCGGTTTAAATTGTTTCGAGTACTATTACCCCAGGCAAATTCCTTATACCTATGATAGCCGCCAAAGCCGGTTCTTTGATCTTACATCCGCTTATATTGTCGTAGTTATCGTAGTATATTACACCATAACCTATTTGCGCCGTAACTACGATCATGAAAAGCGTTCCTCAGCAGAGAAGGCGAATTCTATCGAAAAAAAGAATGAACAAATTGTGCGGCAAAACCGCGAATTGGAGCGCATAAACCAGGAGCGTAACAAACTGATGTCGATCATAGCGCATGATCTGCGCTCGCCATTAAGTAATATCCAAAACTATCTGGAATTGGTTACGGAATATGACCTTGATAGCGCAGAGCGCCAATTGGTTGAAGACGATTTGCTTAAAGTAACCGGTCGTACCATTGATATGCTGGGTAAACTGCTTGTATGGAGTAAAGGGCAAATGGATGGTGTAAACGTAAATCTTGGGTCAATTAGCCTGCGCACCGCTCTGTTCAGCACATTGGAACTGGAACGTTCTATTGCTTCAAAAAAAGAGATCAGCCTGGTGGCTGATCTGGAATGGGATACCAAAATAGTTGCTGACAGTGATATGCTCCAACTGGTGATCCGTAATCTCATCAGCAACGCGATCAAATTTACCAACCCGGGCGGCAGAATCTCGGTTAAGGCAAAGCATATCGGCAATGAATGCTGGTTGATCATCCGCGATAGCGGCATCGGTATTGCGCCTGGCAAGCAGGCAGAGTTGTTTACGCTGCGCGCAGGCGCTACCTTTGGCACCAACCAGGAAAAGGGCGTTGGCCTAGGCTTACTCCTTTGCAAAGAGTTTACTGAGCTGCAGGGCGGCCGAATCTGGATGGAGAGCACGCCTGGTGAAGGTACATCCTTTTATGTATCTATGCCCGCTGTGACCAGTTAG
- a CDS encoding RNA-binding protein — translation MKVFIGGLPLEVNEAELNAVFGDFGPVKSLRIVKDRETKESRGFGFVEMVNEDEAKEAIRCMNGQSYYGKRITVNIAEDKGPGFNSGGGGRGGFSRN, via the coding sequence ATGAAAGTATTTATTGGAGGCCTTCCATTAGAAGTAAATGAGGCCGAACTAAATGCGGTTTTTGGAGATTTTGGGCCGGTTAAGTCCCTCAGGATCGTAAAAGATCGTGAAACAAAAGAGAGTAGGGGTTTTGGGTTTGTTGAGATGGTGAACGAGGATGAAGCTAAAGAAGCTATAAGATGCATGAACGGGCAAAGCTATTACGGCAAACGGATCACTGTAAACATAGCTGAGGACAAAGGTCCTGGTTTTAACAGTGGTGGCGGTGGCCGCGGTGGTTTTAGCCGCAATTAA